Proteins encoded in a region of the Halorhabdus tiamatea SARL4B genome:
- a CDS encoding DNA adenine methylase, whose protein sequence is MAEPILKWAGGKRSMLDEILSRLPSNSQFNRYFEPFFGAGAVFFALQPTNGFINDINPRLINFYRQIKRNPEQIISQNKEFDAKYKQRREGEGDGSDFYYDKRDIFNGLREGPDKCKDPLREASLLLFLNRTCFNGLYRTNQEGDFNVPVGSKWTEVSVLERRIREAHRILQNTEITKKDFTFVRDHVEEGDLVFFDPPYPSVRKTGSFEKYHPGGFDYERHKELQQLAFELDERGAYVMITNANDKENEIEKENYVEKLYSEDVLPESFRKTTARGKRMINSDSTKRTNIGKTDIIVTNFSPFESQRTFEDFR, encoded by the coding sequence ATGGCCGAACCGATTCTAAAATGGGCTGGCGGAAAGCGGTCGATGCTAGATGAAATTCTAAGTCGCCTCCCATCAAACTCTCAATTTAACAGATATTTTGAGCCCTTCTTCGGAGCGGGTGCGGTCTTTTTCGCTCTTCAGCCCACCAATGGGTTTATTAACGACATCAATCCCCGTCTGATAAACTTCTACCGCCAAATAAAGCGTAATCCTGAGCAAATTATCTCTCAGAATAAGGAGTTTGATGCAAAATACAAACAGCGACGCGAGGGTGAGGGCGATGGGAGTGATTTCTACTACGACAAACGCGACATCTTTAACGGATTGCGTGAAGGGCCAGACAAGTGTAAGGACCCTCTTCGTGAAGCCAGCCTCTTGTTGTTTCTTAATCGGACCTGTTTCAATGGTCTCTATCGGACGAATCAAGAAGGCGATTTCAATGTGCCTGTCGGATCAAAGTGGACAGAAGTATCGGTGCTTGAACGGCGGATTAGAGAGGCACACCGGATTCTACAGAACACAGAAATAACTAAAAAGGATTTTACATTCGTACGGGACCACGTCGAAGAAGGCGATCTCGTGTTTTTCGACCCACCGTACCCGTCAGTCCGAAAGACAGGGAGTTTCGAAAAATATCACCCCGGCGGATTTGACTACGAACGGCACAAGGAACTCCAACAGTTAGCATTTGAACTCGACGAACGGGGGGCGTACGTCATGATCACGAATGCGAATGATAAAGAAAACGAAATAGAGAAGGAAAACTACGTTGAGAAGCTGTATTCAGAAGACGTCCTCCCGGAGTCGTTCCGTAAGACAACGGCTAGGGGAAAACGGATGATCAACAGCGATTCTACGAAGCGAACTAACATCGGAAAGACGGACATCATCGTCACGAATTTCTCCCCCTTCGAAAGCCAGCGGACGTTCGAAGATTTTCGCTGA
- a CDS encoding ATP-binding protein, with protein sequence MRGKERAQLLPTKEALTALKSDVTLESAILELCDNALDAWKRASDRSDEAKIEISVDQEEARTQLMIRDDTGGVPRDEAAMLFGLGQTAKQNGGSIGTFGVGAKKSLVNLGVPFTIRSHHPSDENGWRYRIDESWFEDDHDWSVSLHTDAEIEPGVTEICIEDLNYEWSEETAAGLRTRLGQAYNLFLSDEMQELRNEDFDLTILVDGEPVTPDGVPEWAFSQFDGLFPRRYKDIQLDFDHLEAPVRLHITVGLLHKKDTHSAGTDIYIQKRKVVSSARDAQGGFGDGQERIGKFNARHDRLRIIVELETEADGQKLPWDTQKSSIDKHNPIMRGTDETKGVYNWLRRVAQAYYELDADKVPRAFVEPYDADSAVAANGGDVKTQDYRDRQRIVSSHRPDTDLTEIRALRQTAEAHATLRIRCDEVLPKGKRPAYRTQLAQESDRGLDQLVAIEEAPPKCLEKDAHKVAGRINELARIHMENAFRHSDDLEAWQKPRYQKYFKNHGGQKLSVVEELPEHLPSTPADIKNGDHEVEIDGMTEQPIAESSQTVSEDQSQSETAELFLVFNDEEEEEERGAKILDLPRSQLCGNLNLPHTAGDDLVWEEIRHLIESSLE encoded by the coding sequence ATGCGTGGAAAGGAGCGCGCACAATTGCTTCCAACTAAGGAGGCCCTCACTGCGCTGAAATCAGACGTAACTCTTGAATCTGCGATACTCGAACTATGCGACAATGCGCTGGACGCGTGGAAGCGAGCGTCTGATCGCTCTGATGAAGCTAAAATTGAAATCTCTGTTGATCAAGAAGAGGCACGGACACAACTCATGATTCGCGACGATACGGGTGGTGTTCCACGTGATGAAGCAGCGATGTTATTCGGTCTCGGCCAAACCGCCAAACAAAATGGGGGTTCAATCGGGACATTTGGTGTCGGTGCGAAGAAGAGCTTAGTTAATCTCGGTGTGCCGTTCACAATCCGATCACACCACCCCAGCGATGAAAACGGCTGGCGATATCGAATCGATGAAAGCTGGTTCGAAGACGATCATGATTGGTCAGTATCACTCCATACCGATGCAGAAATTGAGCCGGGTGTGACAGAAATTTGTATCGAAGATTTGAATTATGAATGGAGTGAAGAGACAGCGGCTGGACTACGTACGCGTTTAGGACAAGCGTATAATCTCTTCCTGAGCGATGAAATGCAGGAATTGCGCAATGAGGACTTTGATCTAACAATTTTGGTAGATGGGGAGCCGGTCACGCCGGATGGCGTACCAGAGTGGGCATTTTCACAGTTTGATGGTCTCTTCCCGCGTCGCTACAAAGATATCCAATTGGATTTTGACCATCTTGAAGCGCCTGTCCGACTCCACATTACGGTAGGATTACTGCACAAGAAAGACACACACTCTGCAGGAACCGATATCTATATCCAAAAACGGAAAGTCGTTTCGAGCGCTCGTGATGCGCAAGGCGGCTTCGGTGACGGCCAAGAACGAATTGGGAAATTCAATGCCCGACATGACCGGTTACGTATTATTGTGGAACTTGAGACCGAAGCAGATGGGCAAAAGCTCCCTTGGGACACTCAAAAGTCATCAATAGATAAACATAACCCGATCATGCGGGGGACAGATGAAACAAAGGGCGTCTACAATTGGCTAAGACGGGTTGCTCAGGCTTATTACGAGCTGGACGCCGATAAAGTTCCACGCGCCTTTGTTGAGCCATATGATGCTGATTCAGCCGTAGCGGCGAACGGGGGAGATGTGAAGACTCAAGATTATAGAGATCGCCAACGAATCGTCTCTTCTCACCGACCAGATACTGATCTCACAGAAATACGTGCTCTCCGGCAAACAGCCGAGGCTCATGCGACCTTGCGAATTCGTTGTGATGAAGTCCTGCCAAAAGGGAAACGCCCGGCGTATCGAACGCAATTGGCACAAGAGAGCGACAGAGGGCTCGACCAATTGGTTGCCATTGAAGAAGCTCCGCCAAAATGCCTCGAAAAAGATGCGCACAAGGTGGCAGGACGCATCAATGAGCTTGCGCGGATCCACATGGAAAACGCCTTTCGACATTCAGATGATCTTGAAGCCTGGCAAAAGCCTCGATATCAAAAGTATTTCAAAAACCATGGAGGACAAAAGCTGTCGGTAGTCGAGGAGCTCCCCGAGCACCTACCGAGCACACCGGCCGATATCAAGAACGGCGATCACGAAGTGGAAATCGATGGGATGACTGAGCAGCCGATTGCAGAATCATCACAGACGGTGTCTGAGGATCAAAGTCAATCGGAGACTGCCGAGTTATTCTTGGTATTCAATGACGAAGAGGAAGAGGAGGAACGAGGTGCAAAGATTCTCGATCTACCAAGATCACAATTGTGTGGGAACCTCAACTTACCACACACCGCTGGCGACGATCTCGTTTGGGAAGAAATCCGACACCTCATAGAATCATCACTTGAGTGA
- the tnpC gene encoding IS66 family transposase has translation MEERIDELEEKLDQKEERIEELETRLRKYENPHTPPSKRRSGTDGSPTSQDDEDDDVRTDGGTPGRKDGHDPEWRSPPDPDEEIEVTSDCCPECGEHFDESVGVSPRLVEEIPDPQPPEVTQYNRHRYQCDSCGTETVATHPDCPDEGQFGVNVIAQSALSRYDHRLPYRKIADRFEQLHGLELSGASAWHATERAARAGRCEYEQIRQEIQDADVVHIDETGIKRDGEQAWIWTFRTAQHTLYAVRESRGSDVPAEVLGEDFAGTVVCDGWTAYPAFSSNLQRCWAHILREAEDAAEKQAEGEPIYHALRQVYVALQVRLESDLTVRERANLQRVARRELESLIERSVPDGPVATLLGKIEGGLDHWLTFVGEPAVSPTNNAAENALREPVVLRKIIGTLRNDRGMFVHETVLSLLATWRQQGRNPYEELRRVVSSNEMISRAHAVPAVETPE, from the coding sequence ATGGAGGAACGGATCGACGAACTGGAGGAGAAACTTGACCAGAAAGAGGAGCGGATCGAAGAACTCGAAACACGCCTCCGGAAGTACGAGAATCCACACACTCCACCCAGTAAGCGACGGTCGGGGACCGACGGGTCCCCGACCTCGCAGGACGACGAAGACGACGATGTCCGAACTGATGGCGGCACTCCTGGCCGAAAGGATGGTCACGACCCAGAGTGGCGCTCTCCGCCCGATCCTGATGAAGAAATCGAGGTCACCTCTGACTGTTGTCCTGAGTGTGGCGAACACTTCGACGAGTCGGTGGGCGTCAGCCCCCGACTCGTCGAGGAGATCCCTGATCCACAGCCACCAGAAGTCACCCAGTACAACCGCCACCGCTACCAGTGCGACTCCTGTGGAACAGAGACCGTTGCGACTCACCCCGACTGCCCCGATGAGGGGCAGTTCGGGGTGAACGTCATCGCGCAATCAGCTCTGTCACGGTACGATCACCGCCTTCCCTACCGGAAGATCGCTGACCGCTTCGAGCAACTGCATGGACTCGAACTCTCGGGCGCATCCGCGTGGCACGCGACCGAGCGCGCTGCGCGCGCCGGTCGCTGTGAATACGAGCAGATCCGTCAAGAGATCCAAGATGCTGACGTGGTTCACATCGACGAGACAGGCATCAAACGCGACGGTGAACAAGCGTGGATCTGGACGTTTCGGACCGCCCAGCACACGTTGTACGCGGTCAGAGAGAGTCGTGGGAGTGATGTTCCCGCGGAAGTCCTCGGCGAGGACTTCGCGGGAACGGTCGTCTGTGACGGGTGGACGGCGTACCCAGCTTTCAGCAGCAACCTCCAGCGGTGTTGGGCACATATTCTTCGAGAGGCTGAAGACGCCGCCGAAAAGCAGGCAGAAGGTGAACCGATCTACCACGCTCTCAGACAGGTGTACGTCGCTCTCCAGGTGCGGCTGGAGAGCGACTTGACAGTCCGTGAACGAGCAAACCTCCAGCGGGTAGCGCGAAGAGAGCTTGAATCGCTGATTGAGCGGTCAGTACCCGACGGACCAGTGGCAACACTGCTCGGGAAGATCGAAGGAGGTCTCGACCACTGGCTCACCTTCGTCGGTGAGCCAGCGGTCTCTCCGACGAACAATGCCGCGGAGAACGCGCTTCGTGAGCCAGTGGTTCTCCGGAAAATCATCGGAACGCTCCGTAATGACCGAGGAATGTTTGTTCACGAGACGGTCTTGTCCCTGCTGGCGACGTGGCGCCAGCAGGGACGCAATCCATACGAAGAGCTTCGTCGAGTCGTCAGCAGCAATGAGATGATCTCACGCGCTCACGCTGTGCCGGCCGTCGAGACTCCGGAGTAA